The DNA region GAACAGCTGGTCGATGCGCGTGCCGATGGCCGGCGGTTCGGCGCAGACGGCGCGCGAATGCCGGGCGCTCTGACGCTCACATCGCCGCGGCGGTGACTTGCGGCGCCGACGGCTGCGGCGTGCGGTTGACGAGCTCGACCTTCACCTTGGCGAGGCCGCGGTCGTAGAAGCCGAGCAGCTTGGCGCTCTGCGCCGACAGATCGATGAGACGATTGCCGGTGAAGGGCCCGCGGTCGTTCACGCGCACGAACAGCGAGCGGTTGTTGGCGAGGTTCGTCACCTTCACCGTGCATTGCAGCGGCAGCGTGCGATGCGCGGCCGTGAGCGAATGCATGTTGAAGGTCTCGCCGTTCGCGGTGCGCCGGCCGTGGAAGTCCGCGCCGTACCACGACGCGAGGCCGACCGCGCTGTAGCTGCCGCTCGCGACGAACGCCGGCTTCTGCGCCGCCGACGTTTGACGCTT from Pseudolabrys taiwanensis includes:
- a CDS encoding septal ring lytic transglycosylase RlpA family protein, whose amino-acid sequence is MNKLSRSVRVSRLVSMAAVAAACFALANCAGNNVAQRATPQQPDVASNDQPGDAPARPAKRQTSAAQKPAFVASGSYSAVGLASWYGADFHGRRTANGETFNMHSLTAAHRTLPLQCTVKVTNLANNRSLFVRVNDRGPFTGNRLIDLSAQSAKLLGFYDRGLAKVKVELVNRTPQPSAPQVTAAAM